A portion of the Polaribacter cellanae genome contains these proteins:
- a CDS encoding FAD-dependent oxidoreductase, producing the protein MKKSRYKIHIIGAGISGLIAAQILENHGYYPTIIEASNSVGGRVKSDVVDGYTLDRGFQVLLSSYPAAKKYLDYNALELQEFLSGATIFKDGKLQTIGDPLRNISLLFSTLTASVGTFSDKVKILKLNTLLKKKKIASIFKTEETTTLNYLQNFGFSDEIIEDFFKPFFSGIFLEAKLETSSRMFEFVYKMFGNGMAVIPKNGIQAIPNQLKDKLKNTTFKFNSPVKEVKDNQIILENEEIVESHITIIATDAGPLISNLKNQETNWKSCETLYFETDKRVIKKPLIGLIADKNTLINNIFYHTSVATSNKGNKELLSVTVVKEHNLNDLDFILKVTEDLKIRCNIDVKKFIKRYQIKKALPKLTNLQYEISSTETKLKSTIFLAGDQLLNGSLNAAIISGERAAMGVIQTLEDGLIVDELTSEYK; encoded by the coding sequence ATGAAGAAATCAAGATATAAAATACATATTATTGGAGCAGGAATTAGTGGTTTAATCGCTGCTCAGATTTTAGAAAACCATGGTTACTACCCAACAATTATTGAAGCTTCAAATTCTGTTGGTGGTCGAGTAAAATCGGATGTTGTAGATGGTTATACTTTAGATCGTGGTTTTCAAGTATTGCTTTCTTCTTATCCTGCAGCTAAAAAATATTTAGATTATAATGCTTTAGAACTGCAAGAATTTTTATCGGGAGCTACTATTTTTAAAGATGGAAAATTGCAAACTATTGGAGATCCTTTAAGAAACATCTCTTTATTATTTTCAACATTAACAGCTTCTGTTGGTACTTTTTCTGATAAAGTAAAAATCTTAAAATTAAATACTCTCTTAAAGAAAAAGAAAATTGCTTCCATTTTTAAAACTGAGGAAACAACAACGTTAAACTATTTACAAAATTTTGGTTTTTCTGATGAAATTATCGAAGATTTCTTCAAACCTTTTTTTAGCGGAATTTTCTTAGAAGCTAAATTAGAAACTTCAAGTAGAATGTTTGAATTCGTTTATAAAATGTTTGGTAATGGTATGGCTGTAATTCCCAAAAACGGAATTCAAGCAATTCCAAATCAATTAAAAGATAAATTAAAAAACACCACTTTTAAATTTAATTCGCCAGTAAAAGAAGTAAAAGACAACCAAATTATTTTAGAAAACGAAGAAATTGTAGAAAGCCATATTACCATTATCGCAACTGACGCTGGTCCATTAATTTCTAACCTAAAAAACCAAGAAACCAATTGGAAAAGTTGCGAAACCTTATATTTTGAAACAGATAAAAGGGTTATTAAAAAACCTTTAATTGGTTTAATTGCAGATAAAAATACACTAATTAATAATATATTTTATCATACAAGTGTTGCCACTTCAAATAAAGGAAATAAAGAATTACTATCTGTAACTGTTGTAAAAGAACATAATTTAAACGATTTAGATTTTATTTTAAAAGTAACCGAAGATTTGAAAATACGCTGTAATATTGATGTGAAAAAGTTTATAAAACGCTATCAAATTAAAAAAGCATTACCCAAATTAACGAATCTTCAATATGAAATTTCAAGTACAGAAACCAAATTAAAATCTACCATATTTTTAGCGGGAGACCAATTGTTAAATGGCTCTTTAAACGCAGCCATAATTTCTGGAGAACGAGCTGCAATGGGTGTTATACAAACTTTAGAAGACGGGTTAATTGTAGATGAGTTGACTTCTGAATATAAATAG
- a CDS encoding CBS domain-containing protein, whose protein sequence is MKKRTPISEIMTRELVTISSTDSLEKAEKLFKEKKIRHIPVVRNKEIIGMLSYTDILRISFADITEDEKNVDTFVYDMFTINQVMAKDVCMVSPDTTIKEVSELLSKKEFHALPVVEDGELVGMVTTTDLINYLIAQF, encoded by the coding sequence ATGAAAAAAAGAACACCAATATCAGAAATTATGACTAGGGAATTAGTTACTATAAGTAGTACAGATAGTCTAGAAAAAGCAGAGAAATTATTTAAAGAGAAAAAAATTAGACACATACCTGTAGTTCGAAATAAAGAAATAATAGGAATGTTAAGCTATACCGATATTTTAAGAATTAGTTTCGCGGATATTACCGAAGATGAGAAAAATGTGGATACGTTCGTATACGACATGTTTACAATTAACCAAGTAATGGCTAAAGATGTTTGTATGGTCTCTCCAGATACAACAATTAAAGAAGTGTCAGAATTATTATCTAAAAAAGAGTTTCACGCACTTCCTGTAGTAGAAGATGGAGAGTTGGTAGGTATGGTTACAACTACAGATTTAATTAATTACTTAATAGCACAATTTTAG
- a CDS encoding retropepsin-like aspartic protease: protein MKRLEKILKKNKYIKISLKKIATNHLELKAKINGVKGRFILDTGASNSCVGLNAVESFKLIAEESETKAAGAGATDMETQLSENNSLKIGSWKTKKFNLVLFDLSHVNTALTQHNAKEVDGIIGADILQNGKAFIDYNKNVLYLKKLKKNK, encoded by the coding sequence ATGAAACGTTTAGAAAAGATTTTAAAAAAGAATAAATACATAAAGATTTCATTAAAAAAGATTGCGACAAATCATTTAGAATTAAAAGCAAAAATTAACGGAGTTAAGGGACGTTTTATTTTAGATACAGGAGCATCTAATTCTTGTGTGGGTTTAAATGCAGTAGAAAGCTTTAAATTAATAGCAGAAGAAAGTGAAACAAAAGCTGCTGGAGCAGGAGCAACAGATATGGAAACACAACTTTCTGAAAATAATTCACTAAAAATTGGCAGTTGGAAAACCAAGAAGTTTAATTTGGTTTTGTTTGATTTATCTCATGTAAATACAGCTTTAACGCAACACAATGCCAAAGAAGTAGATGGTATTATTGGCGCAGATATTTTACAAAACGGAAAAGCATTTATAGATTATAATAAGAATGTTTTGTATTTAAAAAAGTTGAAGAAGAATAAGTAA
- a CDS encoding GatB/YqeY domain-containing protein — MSLQKQVMDKMKEAMKAKDTVALQALRAVKSAFLLAKTETGVQADLTEDQEIKIIQKQVKQRKDSAAIFIKQGREDLAAPELAEIAVLEQFLPEAMSEEAIEKVVLETIEKVGASGMQDMGKVMGIVSKELAGKADGKTTSILVKKHLSK; from the coding sequence ATGAGTTTGCAAAAACAAGTAATGGATAAAATGAAAGAAGCAATGAAAGCAAAAGACACAGTTGCTTTACAAGCCTTAAGAGCAGTAAAATCGGCTTTTTTATTGGCGAAAACAGAAACAGGTGTTCAAGCAGACTTGACAGAAGACCAAGAAATAAAAATTATCCAAAAACAAGTAAAACAAAGAAAAGATAGTGCAGCAATTTTTATAAAACAAGGTAGAGAAGATTTGGCAGCACCAGAATTAGCAGAAATTGCAGTTTTAGAACAATTTTTACCAGAAGCCATGTCTGAAGAAGCGATTGAAAAAGTTGTTTTAGAAACTATAGAAAAAGTAGGTGCTTCTGGAATGCAAGATATGGGGAAAGTAATGGGAATTGTTTCTAAAGAATTAGCAGGCAAAGCAGATGGAAAAACCACCTCTATATTAGTTAAAAAGCATTTATCGAAATAA